In the genome of Mangifera indica cultivar Alphonso chromosome 9, CATAS_Mindica_2.1, whole genome shotgun sequence, the window ATAGAGGTTAGaatatatacatgcatatatgCTTTTCCaacttttacttaaaaaaattggcattaatataagaaaaataatgaaaagataaatattcggctattataaatattatttttatgattttaataatcaattatttatattattattaaaattaaataaatttataattttaataaaaaataattgttaaaaatttattttttactgctaaaaaattttaacaataaaaaaatctcatcgttataatttttctgttaaaagtGTCAATAAtaagtatatttataataggAAAAACTATAATGATAGACGATGATGAGATTTGTCTCGgtgttaaaactttttaataataaaaaataaaattttaacaattacttttttattaaaatcatacatttatttatttttaatgagagcatatataattgataactaaaattataaaaatagtatttatgactatatgattttttttactcCTTATTTATTCTCACTAATACcagtgtgttttttttttttaccgtgttttcttattttctcagttggttttacttttaattGAACAGATGTGGCAACTAGAAATTCTACTAAGAGGAATGTGCTCGGATGATGGCAACAATGAGCTCGCCAGCGGGACTCAAGACCTAACAAAAGCCATGATTCCCCGACACTATAGAACTGCTCATGGCAGAATCTTTTTTAATGCGACCGAATTtttatttgacaattttaaaagaatatggatcgtttttttatttatagctGCAAATATAGCACTCTTCATGTGGAAATTCATCGAATTACAGTCGGCACCCACATTCCAAATCACAGGTTATTGCGTCTGTTTTGCCAAGGGTTGTGGCGAGACTATCAAATTCAATATGGCTCTTGTGCTTCTTACAGTTTGTAGAAGAAGTCTCACCAAGCTTAGATCAACATTTCTTCATAAAATAATCCCTTTTGACGACAATTTAAACTTTCACAAGATGATTGCGGCGGGCATAGCTATTGGAAGTGTTGTTCATACATTGTTTCATCTCCTTTGTAATTATCCAAGAATTAGTTCTTTTCCAAGAGATAAGTTTATGGCTATTGCCGGTCCTGCAGTACATTTCCAGCAACCAAGCTATATGGATTTAGTGTTGTCTACTGTAGGCCTCACAGGCATATTCAGCTTACTTATTATGGCCTTTTCATTCACCCTTGCAACAAGCTATTTCAGAAGAAACGTCGTCAAATTACCCTGGATTTTTCACAACTTGGCAGGATTCAATTCCTTCTGGTATGCCCATCATTTGCTGGCATTGGCATATGTGCTCGTATTCATGCACGGATGGTTCCTCATTTTTGACAAGCCTTGGTACCAAAAAACGGTATAcacaaattttcaataataaaactatacatatttattttaactatacaaataagtatatacatatacataaatatatacctttttatatctttaaaatgagTATAGATAGTGTTGCTCAATTTTCAGTTACAACTTAAGCTCTCTATTACAACTAATTGCTggcttaaattttttctttttccttgtaGACTTGGATGTATCTTATTTTACCGGTCATAAGTTATTCTCGAGAAAGAATCCTTTCCTCGTATTCAGATAGCAGTAATCGGGTGGACATCATTAAGGTTtgcttcttttaatttttatagtttccCTTCACTCTCAAAGCACTGTTGAATAATGAATGagattttgtaatatattatcgCAGGCTGTGATTTATACAGGAAATGTTCTAGCCTTGTACATGACAAAACCTCCAAACTTTAAGTATAAAAGTGGAATGTACCTTTTTGTCAAGTGTCCTGATATCTCACCTTTTGAatggtaaatatatatttcagaTGAATACTCTGATAGttaaagattatattttgaTACCCAGATGAAAATGCTCAGCCTTTTTCTTCTGCAGGCATCCCTTTTCCATCACTTCTGCACCAGGAGATCACTATTTGAGTGTCCACATACGAACCCTGGGAGACTGGACTACTGAACTTAAAGAGAGATTTGAACAGGTTATCATCTTATTAAACAAAACCCTATTACactaaaagaatatatatttttgactGTATGTTTGTATATGTATTATATGCAGTGCTGTGAGCCTCCGCAAGAGAAACCAAACAACGTTGGCCTAGTGAGAATGGAAACTAGATCAGCGGCAAATTCAGGTCATTTAGCGGCCGATAATTTAAGTTATGATCAGATACAAGCCAGGCAAGAAAAAACTAAGCCAGTTAATCGAACATTATTTGCTATACAGCTTTTAATTACTACATTATTTTTGTGCGATCCATCCTGGCAGCTTTCCGAGAATCCTTATCAAGGGGCCATTCGGAGCACCCGCTCAGGATTACAAGAGATATGACATCCTTCTACTTATAGGATTGGGAATTGGAGCAACTCCATTTATCAGTATTATAAAGGATCTCCTCAACCACATCAAGTTAAATGGAGACCCTGTGAGCCAATTTGATTAATTCTTTATGCAATTTGACATAAacgatttaaataatatttaaccgAGAATTGGGATGATCATACAGGCATTTGCAGAGATTGGTTTTAAGAAGGGACCTGAAAGAGCCTACTTCTATTGGGTGACAAGAGAACAAGGCTCCTTTGAATGGTTCAAAGGAGTCATGGACGACATTGCAGATCATGATGttaatgtaagtttttaatatatttggtgTGTGTCACAAAGTAATTAGTGATTTTGAGTTGAGGATagaataacatctaatcacataatgacacatatcaaatatatattcatttatgtatctaaaatatatatgcataatattgttattttgatgTTAGAGAGTTATATTGTCATTACTGCGTTTTCCCTTGTAACATCAATCTGTTTGAATAATGATACAGAATGTAATAGATATGCACAATTACTTGACGAGTGTGTATGAAGAAGGAGATGCAAGGTCTGCGCTTATTGGCATGGTGCAGAAACTTCAACATGCTAAGAATGGAGTTGATATTGTTTCCCAAAGCCGGGTATTAACGCCCTCGTTAAACCTGAATCAGGCATAATTTTTCTAGCATTTCTTTCTAACTTTGATTaataatgatagataaaaacACATTTCTCAAGACCTAATTGGAGAAAGGTGTTCAATCAATTGGCAAATGACCATAAATCTTCtcgaataggtataattgtctcactttgagataaaattattaatattaggtCAATATTATAGAATGATCTAATTCAAATAAGGTTTCTTGtcataaaaagattttaatatttggtGGTTGCAGGTGTGTTCTATTGCGGAAGTGCTACACTTACAAAAACCCTGAGGAGCCTTTGCATTGAATTTACCCTAGAGACCCCTACCAGATTTGAATTTCACAAGGAGAATTTCTAAATCATATGTGAACTAGCCGCAAGGCAAGTCAAATTTTTCTGTAGTTAGATACTCTTACCCAAAGTATAGTTATTTGTAAATGTGTCCATGCATGACCCCAGATGGCTCTCAAattcttcttgtttattttatatgcaTATGTTTCATTTATCAACATATATACCACACTtgctatattatttatttgtgtttgtaTCTtagtcttcttctttttttctttaatgaaa includes:
- the LOC123226288 gene encoding putative respiratory burst oxidase homolog protein H — its product is MLESVEVDRMVDVPLNDNSGPGPGSGPTRSTSTRSKPPSSTSIKRNTSTAHRKSGLLSSGGGGGNCPQKIDRSASAAARGLQSLRFLDRTTTGKENDAWRSIEKRFNQFAVQGKLPKDKFGICVGMGESKEFTYELFDTLAKRRQIDAEKGITKEQLRLFWEDMTKKDLDLRLQIFFDMCDKNGDGLLSEDEVQEVIVLSASANKLSNLKGNAKSYAALIMEKLDPDHKGYIEMWQLEILLRGMCSDDGNNELASGTQDLTKAMIPRHYRTAHGRIFFNATEFLFDNFKRIWIVFLFIAANIALFMWKFIELQSAPTFQITGYCVCFAKGCGETIKFNMALVLLTVCRRSLTKLRSTFLHKIIPFDDNLNFHKMIAAGIAIGSVVHTLFHLLCNYPRISSFPRDKFMAIAGPAVHFQQPSYMDLVLSTVGLTGIFSLLIMAFSFTLATSYFRRNVVKLPWIFHNLAGFNSFWYAHHLLALAYVLVFMHGWFLIFDKPWYQKTTWMYLILPVISYSRERILSSYSDSSNRVDIIKAVIYTGNVLALYMTKPPNFKYKSGMYLFVKCPDISPFEWHPFSITSAPGDHYLSVHIRTLGDWTTELKERFEQCCEPPQEKPNNVGLVRMETRSAANSGHLAADNLSYDQIQASFPRILIKGPFGAPAQDYKRYDILLLIGLGIGATPFISIIKDLLNHIKLNGDPKGPERAYFYWVTREQGSFEWFKGVMDDIADHDVNNVIDMHNYLTSVYEEGDARSALIGMVQKLQHAKNGVDIVSQSRIKTHFSRPNWRKVFNQLANDHKSSRIGVFYCGSATLTKTLRSLCIEFTLETPTRFEFHKENF